From a region of the Microterricola gilva genome:
- a CDS encoding TDT family transporter, with amino-acid sequence MSVTAPAPTHAPSRIAEHPKPAPRRLLRELERPGLMFANITPNWFASVMGTGILATAAASLPLQFSGLHVAATIVWALASTLLIGLLTATVIHWILFRDTARGHHLNPVMAHFYGAPPMAMLTVGAGTLLLGTDIIGIDAALAIDAVLWSVGTLLGLASAITVPFLLFTRHAVDDDSAFGGWLMPVVPPMVSAATGSLLLPHVPDGQFRLTMMLACYAMFGMSLIASLIVITLIWGRLARHKLPAAAMVPTLWIVLGPLGQAITAANLLGANAQFVVAAPWSTALELFGVVIGIPVLGFALMWAALAIAATVRTARRNLPFSLTWWSFTFPVGTCVTGVSALAVSTGAIALLVLAVVLFAGLVIAWVIVAARTFTGSILRGTLFLRPGTSANR; translated from the coding sequence ATGTCCGTCACCGCGCCAGCTCCCACCCATGCACCATCCCGAATCGCCGAGCACCCGAAGCCGGCTCCGCGGCGCCTCCTGCGGGAGCTGGAGCGCCCGGGGCTGATGTTCGCCAACATCACGCCGAACTGGTTCGCCTCGGTGATGGGCACCGGAATCCTCGCGACCGCGGCGGCGAGCCTCCCCCTGCAGTTCTCCGGTTTGCACGTTGCCGCGACGATCGTGTGGGCACTGGCCAGCACGCTGCTGATCGGGCTCCTCACGGCCACCGTCATCCATTGGATCCTCTTCCGCGACACCGCGCGCGGGCACCACCTGAATCCGGTGATGGCCCATTTCTACGGCGCCCCGCCGATGGCCATGCTCACCGTCGGCGCCGGCACCCTGCTGCTGGGCACGGACATCATCGGAATCGATGCCGCACTCGCCATCGACGCGGTGCTGTGGTCGGTCGGAACGCTGCTCGGTCTTGCCAGCGCGATCACCGTGCCGTTCCTGTTGTTCACCCGCCATGCCGTCGATGACGACAGCGCGTTCGGTGGGTGGCTCATGCCCGTCGTTCCGCCGATGGTGTCCGCGGCAACGGGGAGCCTGCTGCTGCCTCACGTGCCGGACGGCCAGTTTCGGCTCACCATGATGCTCGCCTGCTACGCCATGTTCGGGATGAGCCTGATCGCCTCGCTCATCGTGATCACGCTGATCTGGGGCCGTCTCGCCCGGCACAAGCTCCCGGCGGCGGCGATGGTGCCGACGCTCTGGATCGTGCTCGGCCCGCTCGGCCAGGCGATCACCGCCGCCAACCTGCTCGGTGCCAATGCGCAGTTCGTCGTTGCGGCACCCTGGTCGACGGCGCTCGAATTGTTCGGCGTGGTGATCGGCATTCCGGTGCTCGGCTTCGCGCTGATGTGGGCGGCCCTGGCGATTGCGGCGACCGTGCGCACGGCCAGACGGAATCTGCCGTTCTCGCTCACCTGGTGGTCGTTCACCTTCCCCGTCGGCACCTGCGTGACGGGCGTCTCGGCGCTCGCCGTGAGCACGGGCGCGATCGCGCTGCTGGTCCTCGCCGTGGTGCTGTTCGCCGGGCTCGTCATCGCCTGGGTGATCGTCGCCGCGCGGACGTTCACCGGCAGCATCCTCCGCGGCACGCTGTTCCTGCGTCCCGGGACCTCAGCCAACCGCTAA